AAATTCACAGCCCGGCTCGCGCGCGCGCGTCGCAAGTAGGCGGGCACTTGCGCTAAAAGATCGGGATGCGTGAAGTCGTCCTCGATACCGAGACCACGGGCCTCGATCCTCTCGCCGGCAACCGCGTGGTCGAGATCGGCTGTATCGAGCTGGTCAACCTCGTGGCCACCGGCCGCTCGCTGCAGCTCTACCTCAACCCCGAGATGCCGATGCCGGCCGGGGCGCAGGAAGTACACGGGCTCTCCGACGAGTTTCTGGCCGACAAGCCGCTTTTCGCCGACAAAGCCGAAGAGCTGCTCGAATTCCTGGGCGATGCTCAACTCGTCATTCACAACGCACAGTTCGACCTGGGCTTCCTGAACGCCGAACTCGCGCGCGTCGGCAAGCCGAAGCTCACGAATGACTATGTCGACACCGTCTCGATGGCGCGGCGCAAGTTTCCCGGCCAGCGCGCCAGCCTCGACTCGCTGTGCGACCGGTTCGGCATCGACAACACCAAGCGCACCAAGCACGGCGCCTTGCTCGATTCGGAACTGCTGGCGGAAGTCTATCTGGAGCTGAGCGGCGGCCGGCAGCGCGATCTCGGCCTCGCGCCGGAGATGGCCGCGGCGGGCGTCCAGGGCATCATGGCCCAGACCCTGACCCTGCGGCCGCCGCGCCCGCACACGGCAAGCGCGGCCGAACTGGCCGCGCACGCGGAATTCCTGAACAAGATCAGCGAACCGATCTGGCTCAAGGTCGAAGGCTAGAGTCTTTCCGACGTGGATTGAACTGCTGGAAATCAGGATCAATTTCTTCCCCCTTCAGAGGGGGAAGTGCCCCGTCATACGGGGCGATGGGGTCATGGGGCGTCGCAAAGCCTATGACCCCTCCGTCGACGTAAGACGTCGACACCTCCCCATTTGAATGGGGAGGCAATTCTACTTCGCTCGGGAGAAAGCTAGTTTTCCTCCGTCCGTTCGACGGAGCGCATCGCTGATGAGTAAGGATCCTTCGCTGCGCTCAGGATGACACCTCTTGTGTCATCCCGAACGAAGTGAGGGATCCTTGTCGGCGGTCGCCTCAGGCGTGGCCGACCGGGCCGGACTGGATGCCGGGCGCCTGGCCGCCATTGGCTTCGAGCTGCTGGCGATAGAGCGCCACGAAGTCGACCGGGGCGATGTTGAGCGGCGGGAAGCCGGCCTCGCGCGTGGCGTTGGCCACGATGGCGCGGGCGAACGGGAAGAGCAGGCGCGGCGTCTCGATGAAGAGCATCGGCCCCGTCGCTTCCGGCGGCAGGTCGCCCAAGGTCACCGTGCCGGCATAGATCAGCTCGAGCATGAACAGTGGCTCTTTCTCCGGCGTATGCGCGGAGGCCTCGATGGTGATCGACACCTCGAAGGTCTTGGCGTCGAACTGGCGGTTGGCCACCTGCACGTTCAGCGTGAGCTGCGGCTGCGTCTGCTCGATCAGGCTCTGCGGCGCGCGCGGGTTCTCGAAGCTGAAGTCCTTGATGTACTGGCCGTGCATGGTCAGCGGCGCGGCGGGACCGGCCTGGGCGGTCTGGCCGGAGGGCGGGGCGGACGGCGGAGGGGTGGTCGTCATGGCGCTCTTTCCGATGTTTCTGGCGAATGGACGGGGCAAATCTTGCCGCGGCGCGGCGGTACCATGCAGGGCTGCACTGCACAAGCTGCGGGCAGGTTCAGGCACCGGGCAATTGCCAAGATGCGGCGCGGCGGCGACAATGAAACCCCCGCTATTTGCACGCTCCGGCAGACTATGAATCGCTCGTCTTCGCGCCCCCTGATCGGTGTTTCGGCCTGTCTCAAGGAAAACGGACGGGGCGGCTGGCATCACACCGTGGGCGAGAAATACGTCCAGGCGGCGCTTCGCGCCGTCGGCGGCCTGCCGGTCCTGATCCCCGCCATCGGGCCGGAATTCGGCGACGACGAGCCGGGCTTCCTGGAAGCAATGGACCGCTTGCTCGACAGTCTCGACGGCGTGCTGCTGACCGGCAGCCCCTCCAACGTCGAGCCGCATCACTATGGCAAGCAGAGCCGCGAGGGCACGCTGCACGACCGGGCGCGCGATTCCACGACCCTGCCGCTGATCCGGCACACGATCGACCGCGGCGTCCCGCTGTTCGCGATCTGTCGCGGTCTTCAGGAGGTGAACGTCGCGCTGGGCGGCTCGCTGCACCAGCATGTCCACGAGGTCGAGGGCCGGCGCGATCATCGCTCGCCCAAGTCGCCGGACATGGACGTGAACTATGCGCCGACCCACGACATCGACGTGACCGAAGGCGGGATGCTGCAGCGCCTGCTGGGCGAGAAGCGCGTGCGCGTGAATTCGCTGCACGCGCAGGGCGTCGACGTGCTGGCGCCGCGCGCGCGGCTCGAAGCGACCTGCTGCGAAGACGGACAGGTCGAGGCGTTGAGCGTGCCGGATGCGCCGGGCTTCGTGCTCGCGTTGCAATGGCACCCCGAATACAAGGCGCTCGAGAATCCGGTGTCGATGAAGCTGTTCGACGCCTTCGCCGCCGCCTGCCGCGCCCGAATGATGGCTCGTTCGGGTCCATTGCTGCGCGCCGCCGAGTAGCAGCATGTCCGCGTCGACGACGGGCAACAACGCGCGGCGCGATTTCTACGAACGCATCGGCGGCCTCTCGATGGCGCCGCTGTGGGAATCGCTGCACCAGCTCGTGCCGCCGCAGCCGGCGCCGAAGTACCGGGCCGCGCACTGGGACTACGACAGGGTGCGGCCGTTCCTGATGGAATCGGGCTCGCTGATCACGGCGAAGGAAGCCGTGCGGCGCGTGCTGATCCTCGAAAACCCGGCGATGACCGGCAGCGCCTGCATCACGCCCACCCTCTATGCCGGGCTGCAGCTCATCCTGCCGGGCGAGGTTGCGCCCAGCCATCGTCACACCCAGTCGGCGCTGCGCTTCATCGTAGAAGGCGAAGGTGCCTACACCGCGGTCGATGGCGAGCGCACGATCATGCACGAGGGCGACTTCGTCATCACGCCGACCTGGACCTGGCACGATCACGGCAACGAATCGTCGAAGCCGATGGTGTGGCTCGACGGGCTCGACATCCCGCTGGTCGCGATGTTCAACGCGGGCTTTGCCGAGAACGGCGAGACCGACGAGCAGGTCGTGACGACGCCCCAAGGCACGTCCGACGCGAAGTATGCCAGCGGCCTGCTGCCGGTGGACTGGAAGCCGGCGAAGCAGACCTCGCCGATCTTCAACTATCCCTATGCGCGCACGCGCGAGGCGTTGCAGGGTCTCGCCAAGGCCGGCGCACCCGACGCCTGCCATGGCTACAAGCTGCGCTACGTCAATCCGGCGAGCGGTGGCGCGCCGATCGCCACGATGGGCACCTTCATGCAGCTCCTGCCGAAGGGTTTTACGACATCGCCCTATCGCTGCACCGACGGCACGGTCTTCTCGGTCGTCGAAGGTGACGGCGAGAGCACGATCGGCGACACGGTGATGCGCTGGAAGAAGCGCGACCATTTCGTCGTGCCGAGCTGGGCCAGGGTCGAGCATCGCGCCGCCAGCGACGCGGTCCTGTTCTCGTTCTCCGATCGCCCGATCCAGGAAAAACTCGACCTGTGGCGCGAGGATCGCGGCGGCAAGTAGCGAGATCCGACTTCCAAAGAATCCTGACGCTCACGGAATGCGAGCTGCCCGCATCATATGCCCCCCGGGACCACTTTTGGACGCGCCGGGGGGCGCGCCCAGATAGCGAACGGCCATTTGGGACATGCCGAGGTCTTCGATATCCCCGAAGCCGTATCCGCGGAGTTCCTGCGCGATCTCGTCGGGATCGAAATGACTGAGCCAGGGTTCGCCGATTTCAGCCGTATAGGCCCCGAGCGCGACAATTTCGGTCCGCTGCTCCGGCGGATAGTTCTCCAGCGGTTCGCTGTAGTCGAACACCACCTCGGATTCGGGGATGCTCGCAATGTAACGCAACGTGGCCGCTATGGCTGTTCGCCCTAGATAGGGGACGACGCCGAGCCAGATGAAGAACGCAGGGCGATCGGGATCGAAACCGGCATCACGCAGCCCGAGACCAAGATCATCGTGTTCGAAGTCGATCGCCGCAAAGATCAGAGACGCCGGAATAGCGAGGCCGACTTCGGACAGACGCTTTCGTTTCCAGGCTTGGGTCGCGGGATGATCGACCTCGAAAACCCGCAACCCCACATCCGAATGGGGATTGCGCAGCGCGAATGTATCGAAGCCGGCGCCGAGAACCACCGCCTGTCGCACGCCGCGTGACACCGCGGCGCCGAGGCAATCCTCGGCAAAACGGCTGCGCATCGCCATGAAGATGCGCATGCGCTGTTGTGCCGGGCCTGCCGATAGTCCCGCGATAATCGCGTCGGCGCCGTCACCGAGAATGGTGCGAGCGAAAGGATCGGAGAATACCTTGCCGCCCTCTAGTAACTGATGGGCGGCCCGATATCCGGCTGCGCCGAGTGCGGTCCGGCTTGGCTGTCGTTCGTTCATGGATTCACCTCTGTCTGGAGAACAAGCGATTTCGTTCGCTCACGTTGAGATCAATCATGATCCCGCGCGACAACGCTGCCTGGAGGACGAATAGATGCGAGAAGTGTTTGGTTTTGGGAAACTGGCGAAGGAAAGCCGAAAGAACAACTCTTGATCGAAACTATGTTTTGTCTACATTACTTAGGTAAAATGGCGTGATTTCTGTAGCGCGTGCATCTCCCGCGCTTCCTTCCTTTTGCTTGCCTTCCTCAAGTGCTCGCTGGCGCGGTTACAAGGCCTGCGAAGATCACTGTCGAGAGTACGGCCTCAAGCCATCAACGATCATCGTCGCCATGCCAACCTTGCGCAGCGAGGCGTAGCGCGGAGCCTGCCCCGAGGCTTTTCGAGGAAGCGCTCCGGTCGAGACGACGGCATCTTATTTTTCGAGCCAGCCCGCGTCCTTGATGCTGTCTCGATAGGTCTTGCTGACGGGGACCTTAAGTCCGTTGCGCAGAGTGAGCACGAGGCGGCCGCCCGTCCGGTCGACCGAGGCGATTGCGCCCGTCGCCACCCACCAAGACCGGTGGACCTGCTGGCCGCGCTCGGGGCCAAGCTCGGCCAGTGCGTCGCGAAGGCGCATCAACACGAGGTCGCTGCCGAGCGCTGTGTGGATGCGGAGGTAGTGATCCTCCATCTCGAGGGCCAGCAGGTCGCGGCCCAGGGCCGGCGGGACACGGCGCAGGAAGTCGGGTGAAGCCGGCGGGGACGTGGCGGCTTCCGGGAGGGCGGGCGGCGGCTGGGGCAGGGCGGCCACGCGGGCCAGTTCGGCATCGGCTTTGGCGCGCAGCCGCTGCTCGACGAACAGGCCGAACACCACGGCGATCGACGTGGTCAGCAGGGCGTTCTCGGGGAAGATGTACGGCGCCGCCCAGAGGGGAATCGGCCGGCCGAGCCAGGACTGGACGACGATGACCTCGAAGGTGCTCGGGATCGAGGCCAGCACGCCGACCAGCGCCATGCGGCCGGCGACGGGCCAGCGGTCGATCGGCTCGATGCGCCCGAACCAGGCCGCCAGGACCACGATCTGCAGCCAGCTCAGCCCGCCGATGATGCCGAAGTAGGCAATCCGCCGGCCGAGATCCATGTGCTCGTAAGTGCCGAAAGGCCCGGTGACGCCCAGGACGAGCGCGAGCCCGACGACCGCCGGCAGCTGGAATGGTAACGACCGGACGTAGGGCGATTCGCGCATCGTGAACGGATGAATGACGTCAGATCGCGAAAAACGCCAGCC
This DNA window, taken from Reyranella humidisoli, encodes the following:
- the dnaQ gene encoding DNA polymerase III subunit epsilon → MREVVLDTETTGLDPLAGNRVVEIGCIELVNLVATGRSLQLYLNPEMPMPAGAQEVHGLSDEFLADKPLFADKAEELLEFLGDAQLVIHNAQFDLGFLNAELARVGKPKLTNDYVDTVSMARRKFPGQRASLDSLCDRFGIDNTKRTKHGALLDSELLAEVYLELSGGRQRDLGLAPEMAAAGVQGIMAQTLTLRPPRPHTASAAELAAHAEFLNKISEPIWLKVEG
- the secB gene encoding protein-export chaperone SecB, with the translated sequence MTTTPPPSAPPSGQTAQAGPAAPLTMHGQYIKDFSFENPRAPQSLIEQTQPQLTLNVQVANRQFDAKTFEVSITIEASAHTPEKEPLFMLELIYAGTVTLGDLPPEATGPMLFIETPRLLFPFARAIVANATREAGFPPLNIAPVDFVALYRQQLEANGGQAPGIQSGPVGHA
- a CDS encoding gamma-glutamyl-gamma-aminobutyrate hydrolase family protein, which produces MNRSSSRPLIGVSACLKENGRGGWHHTVGEKYVQAALRAVGGLPVLIPAIGPEFGDDEPGFLEAMDRLLDSLDGVLLTGSPSNVEPHHYGKQSREGTLHDRARDSTTLPLIRHTIDRGVPLFAICRGLQEVNVALGGSLHQHVHEVEGRRDHRSPKSPDMDVNYAPTHDIDVTEGGMLQRLLGEKRVRVNSLHAQGVDVLAPRARLEATCCEDGQVEALSVPDAPGFVLALQWHPEYKALENPVSMKLFDAFAAACRARMMARSGPLLRAAE
- the gtdA gene encoding gentisate 1,2-dioxygenase, with amino-acid sequence MSASTTGNNARRDFYERIGGLSMAPLWESLHQLVPPQPAPKYRAAHWDYDRVRPFLMESGSLITAKEAVRRVLILENPAMTGSACITPTLYAGLQLILPGEVAPSHRHTQSALRFIVEGEGAYTAVDGERTIMHEGDFVITPTWTWHDHGNESSKPMVWLDGLDIPLVAMFNAGFAENGETDEQVVTTPQGTSDAKYASGLLPVDWKPAKQTSPIFNYPYARTREALQGLAKAGAPDACHGYKLRYVNPASGGAPIATMGTFMQLLPKGFTTSPYRCTDGTVFSVVEGDGESTIGDTVMRWKKRDHFVVPSWARVEHRAASDAVLFSFSDRPIQEKLDLWREDRGGK
- a CDS encoding class I SAM-dependent methyltransferase, translated to MNERQPSRTALGAAGYRAAHQLLEGGKVFSDPFARTILGDGADAIIAGLSAGPAQQRMRIFMAMRSRFAEDCLGAAVSRGVRQAVVLGAGFDTFALRNPHSDVGLRVFEVDHPATQAWKRKRLSEVGLAIPASLIFAAIDFEHDDLGLGLRDAGFDPDRPAFFIWLGVVPYLGRTAIAATLRYIASIPESEVVFDYSEPLENYPPEQRTEIVALGAYTAEIGEPWLSHFDPDEIAQELRGYGFGDIEDLGMSQMAVRYLGAPPGASKSGPGGHMMRAARIP
- a CDS encoding LytTR family DNA-binding domain-containing protein translates to MRESPYVRSLPFQLPAVVGLALVLGVTGPFGTYEHMDLGRRIAYFGIIGGLSWLQIVVLAAWFGRIEPIDRWPVAGRMALVGVLASIPSTFEVIVVQSWLGRPIPLWAAPYIFPENALLTTSIAVVFGLFVEQRLRAKADAELARVAALPQPPPALPEAATSPPASPDFLRRVPPALGRDLLALEMEDHYLRIHTALGSDLVLMRLRDALAELGPERGQQVHRSWWVATGAIASVDRTGGRLVLTLRNGLKVPVSKTYRDSIKDAGWLEK